The window ATATGGACTATATAAtgtaaagaaaagaataaagtaTATCACAAGGGGGTTTCTATCAATAAGAAAATAAGGCTGTGGAATTAGGTCTGAGTAAAATGGTGACAGAAAACTTCTGCAGTAATGACCAAGGTCATAATTACTGAAAGGAGCTATTGGGCATGTTTCATTCTGTTAACACCAATGTCGATTTGGTGACTCCAATGGTCCCCTTAAATCCCTTCTCTGTTGTTCAGGAATTACCACAACAGACCCTCTGAATAAATCATCCTTTTGCTGCAGATGCAAGAGAAGAttgctgcagagcagacagAAAGGCCTCACTCCATAGTAACCATATAGCATTTTAATCTGGTACTTGACAATGAACTCTGCCCTGAGGATATGCAACATCTCAGGCTTCCCTATACTATGATCAACACAGTGCAAAGTATGCAGATTAGTGAAGGGATGATGAGCAGGATTAGTGGAATAGGTATTGGTCAGTGAGATACAGATTGGGCTCGGGCAGGCAGCCATTAATGAGCCCGTATTAGTCCCAGAGAGTCAAGCAAGGATGTGATGGTTTCATGAGTAAATTTGCAAATTTTCCTGGTTGGTATTAAAgtcaggagagaaaaagatcaCAATTAATGCCTATTAGATCACTTCTTACTAGTTAGGCTATTAGTAGACTCCAGCTGTTATTATTAATGGCAGATACCAAATCACACTTTGGTTATTGACTCACACTCAGACACTCACCCACTGTTACCTGGTATCACAAGGTGCTTGTGGCCTTGAGAGACTGGAGAATCTTGATGTTCTgagtttttctgttcttgtgaATCCGCAGGACTGAGAGTCTCCTGACCTTATGTATTCTTAGGAGAGTTTCACTTGTCTCTCAGCACCTACCAATTCTTTCTTTGATCTGGTTTCTGGTATCACATGCACAGGCCCTGCTCTTTCATGCAAATTCACCCCATGTGGGCTTTTATGACAGAAATGCAGAGCCAGAGTTGATCCAAAAGCCATTATGTGTCCCACAGGACACTGTCCTGTCCCAAGATTTGGGACAGGACAGCAGTAATCTTTACCTCCAATCCCTCTGAACACAGTTCTTTTGTATCTATGGGAAATTTATACCTTTACTGCTGCACATTATAAATAGAATTTCAAAGTACAACACTGCAAGACAACTAAGAGAAAAACCACTCTTGCCTAATTGTTTCAATTCAGAGTATGAGCCCCTTTGTTCAGAGGCCGTACACATTTCTGAAGGCTTCCTCCAGGTCTTACGACTGTCAGTCCCATACGCCTGTGAAAATGAGAAAGATAAGCACACCCAAATGCGTGTCTTGTGGTCTGAAGTTAATACAGGCTGCTCCAACActtggtttggggctgtgtAAGTACATGTGCCTTTGAACTGCCGTTATCTTGAAACAAAACATAGATGGAGTTAAGAGATGAAGGTAATACACTGAGTGCTAAGGTAAAGAAGGGGCTGCCTGAAGGAAAGCAAGCAGTTAGGAAGGAAACCACTTTCTTCCTTActcgggctgggctggagggattTTGAGTTTCAGAGAAATGAGATGCATCCTGTGGTTAAGATAAACCTGAGCTTGGAGATGGATTAATCTCCGTATCTCAAACTGACAATGGTTTAAACAGACATCTGAAATGAAGTTACCTGGAGTGGTATTTACCTTTGTGTTAACTTTATGAATGTATTTGTCAAAGCCTTCCAAGAGCTAGTTATATATTTACTGTCTTGTGAGCCCAAATGCTTTTGGAGAAGTGTCAGTCAGAAATTTTTCAGCAAAAGTATCACTTGAAGAAAGTGGACTCTaaggaaatattaatatttgacAAAATTTGGTTTCAGGGAGGCTTCAAGAGTGAGCCAATATGATTTTTATTGTAAGAAAAGATAAGATGTATTTCGTTTCAGAATAAACTATATTTTGATCTTATGACCCATTGAATGAAGAGTTAAACAAATAGAAAGTAAAGTTTTAATGACTTCTTTTAATTGTGGTCTAAGGCATATGTTTTCAGTGCACTTCCACTGAgacattttaatttatacatACATTTATACAGGGGTCTTTTTTTGTGATATTGCTGCTTTCTGTACCATTTTACCtcaataactttaaaaaatctttttatgtGATTCTCTGTTACTTTTCCCCCCTCAAGTTTTGTTAATTCCAAGTAATTATTAAATCACTATTTATTCAAACCATGtgtattaaaattaaatgtctAGGATTTCATGTTAAGTGTGCAGTCAGCTAACAATGGAACAACTGATACAATGGCCACTGAAAATTTGCATAAATTGTGGCAGATTATGCTCTGACCTTTGCTTGAGAGATTTGTGAGGAgtagtttttaattaaatgccAACATCTCAGTTCTCAAGATCTAAATGATTGAAGTTTCAGTAGGAACCAGGTGATGTGTATGTCTGTGTTTATCCTTTTTTGTAAGATAAGGTTTCTAAACTTTTCCTCTGAATATTTAAATCTTTCATCTCTGAATTTGAAGATACAAGTTAAAAACAGTGGACCAGGTCTCTCTGGTAGCTGGTTTCCAAGCCCACAATTTCTTCAGACCAAACCAGCATAACACCACAATTCTAGCTTAAGCTGCATCTTAGGGATGCAAATAACTCATTAATCAACATTGCTGCTTGCAATGTTtgtatattttcttccttcagcaCTGTGATTGTTTATTGCTAATAatttaaatctgttttccttttgtaattCAATTACAGGTTACtatgagtgtgtgtgtgggcatgTGAGACGGAGAAAGTGGGAACTGTGCAAGTGTATTTGCTTTGTGAATAGCTATTGATCTAAAATGTGTGGTAAAAAATAGTCTCCTCATTAATAAAAGAcataaagataaatattttttgcgCTCTTCTGCATGGCAGAATCTTTTGTcaaggaaaatggaatttgcAGTAAACATTATGTCTCATGTCTTGATACATAAAGGAGAAAATCTGTTCAAGAGTTGCCAGGTCTGTTATTATGTACAGCTGATTGAATCCTTAAATTTTCATATTTGGAAAACAGAAGAATGACTATATCTTtacaaggaaataatttcaaaactgaaaatttaGGCATCAGATGTGATTAGTCACTTTTTACTAATGTTTGGAGGgttttataatttttcattataataAATGTATTAGGCATATTTTCAATATGCTATGTTAAAGTTATTTGTTACGTTTCACAAGTATCATCTGCGTATTGGCATTAATCAAACTAAAATCAGGATGGTAGTATTGCTGGTAAGGTATATATCCAGAAAAAGACAAAGCTGTGGATGTCCAGGAAAGCCTTAAAAATGCAATAggattttccatttctcttagCTGAGGATAGAACGCTTTGATTGTAAAAGCCCACCAGCAGTTACAGGGATGCAAACTACAGTGAATAGCTGTCTGCATGTTCTGTTAGTTGCTGCATTTAACTCTTTCTGTGTTAAATGAATAGATCCTGTGGATCATCCTCCTTTGCATTTCCATATTGTGCCAAGAAATAACAGGcaattaaaaaagaatgaatacAGTACAAGCTGTGTCAATTAAACTGCATCAGCTTTGTGACTGCTGTCTGAAGAgattacaaaagaaaaagtgagCATCATACACATAAACTAGAGTCAGCCTAAGTATTACCAAAAACCAAAGCTATGGAGATTGTATGAAATTGACTTGGTAAAGCAAAGTGATTGGATCCCCTTAGGGATACATAATGTGTCCTTATGCTTCTACCTCTGATTGGAAGGAATGTGTCAAACACTGAAGACTCTGATGATATTGCCTGTCCAGGAGTTGAAAATTGTGGTTGTATCCAACATAAATGATGAACAAACACGTAGTTGAATGCTGAGATACAGCAATAGATAATTAAGGAAAGCTTAAGGAAACACCAATTAATTAGTTTATTAATTCCCTTTGTACTGCTGGTCTCTTGCACTTGTACCCAGTTATACAATAGTCTATGTTGTTCCCTTCATTTTTTCTCAGacccttttcttcccttgcttCTGCACCAAGAGTGCGCATAACATTCATCTGCCCTTTCAACCCTCTTCCCACATTTGAGAGTGCAAGTTATTCTGTGTCTTATAATTACACAGTGGGATCTTCTCAGCGTTTGTCAAGACAAGGCTGGGAAAGAATTTGGTAGCTCTTTCCTCTTAGACTATTTAAGCTGCTGTCTGTGACTTCAGCTTTCTACTGGCTGTGCTGGTTTAtccaccagcccctgcccttTCAGGCCACACTGCGATCTGAGGAATGCTCGTTAGGCCTCGGCCTTGATGAGCAGCCCTCGGGCCCAGCTCCTCTTGAGCTCGTCAGAAACACCGTCTGCTCCCGGAAACTTGCGCTGCCTAATGAGCTCCTGGAATTTTTATGAACAACCGTGGaaactttttttcttgcctGAATGGTGTAACATTCTTATTCTCTCACTCTCAAGGAAGGGGCGCTGACCCGAAGCCTGGCCAGGTTGGAACATTGTTATGACTAAGGCCCGCTCACTTGCGGCCCacaaacagcgctccaaaatGAGacccttggagctctcctgggccacaGTGGCTGTCACCAGCTACCTCCCTCTGGGCCAGCAAACTTTCTTTTGCTGCACTTGGAGATCACCAAAAAACAATGGATCCTGGGCTGACATCCCCACTCCTAGAGGCCTCTTTGGCCATTGAGGAGATGCAAAGGCATCCCAAGTGAGTATTTTGTTACCTTCGTGTAGGAATGTGCCCCCTGTTGATTGAGTGACAAGACTATCCTTTGtctcttttaaaaggaaaaaagcccagatgTTTCTTTCCTCGATTAGGTAAAAAGGCACCTCATAGGATctgggggacttcacctcaaacttaatGATAGCCAAttggacagaagccaaaaagcaatttactagaaaaagaagagaacaaagaaactaattgcttttgtgaggtgttttaccaggagcaagaacctcttgccatggctcagtttttctctgtaaagaggTTTGTTATtgtgccttttattaaaacttttctgtttccaacactaccacagaagccatcctgctgattttatgccttctaaggtagctgagctatcttgggtgtgatATAGATCTCCAAGAGCTTCTGAGACCTCACTCAAGGAGACCATATATCACCTTTGAGGGGAATTTTTCACAAGCaccttgcactgactctttaTGTCTGTGTGCATACAAGTGTGGATAGCTATGGCAAAAcaggagaaatgctgctctctcagGTGCTTTAAGTATCTTAGGTATCTAAGTAAATTAGGCCTGTAAGTAACTTTAAGCTATAAGCTAAGTTAAATACTGTCGAGTGCTATTCCTTTGCTAAATTTTTAAGTTTAAGGTATAATTTAAGTTATGTTAAATGCTGTTCAGTGTTGTTCCATTACTAAATTGTCAAGTTTAAGGTACAAGTAAGGTACTGTTAAGTTGGAGGGCTATTAAGCTTTTatgctgtatttctttttatccTTGCCCTTTCCATCCTTTTATCACACACAgctaaacacacacacacacaaatagaTAGTACTTGGTTAATTTCTGTTTAGAttgagtggattttttttgttgcttttttacctctggtgtgccttaacCATCTAGTAAATAGTAGAGTGAACCTTGCCAATGACCTTTGTCATGGTGTTGCTTAGtattaaatctgatttttactgATACCCTTGCTGGTGTTTTTTTAAGCAATCTCAACTTTCAAAACACTGAATAATGAGGTTTTCTATTCagatctccttttttccccgaTAAGTGATCTGGGAATCCATGAGTGTAAGATGTACTTATGGATACAACCTTTCTGTGACTATGGTAAAAACGAAGAGTGATTTGCTGACAACTCCCTTAAGCAgaaatttcctttgttttttgaGCAACTGACATTAACTCCTCCTGGACTTTCACAAACACATATATGCAGTCATAGCTGAACTGAAATTTCTGCCCATTCTGCATTTTAGGTTAATTCAACACACATTTACATATGTGTGAAACTACTTGAAGATAATagaatatttgtttttcaaCTCTGAGCTTAGTGTAGTGTTCCATTCCATTTCATGGGATagatgaaaataattcaaaagcTAAGTGCAGATATCATAAGTTTAATGTCCTATCATTAAAGAAAGATAGTTTTCTAAGAGATTTCACTGCATATGTAAAAGGTGCAAAAAGAGCTCAGTGAATTGGCCTGAATACACAACAAATTTTGGCTTGTGAAAGACTCTTGCAGCTCAGCCATGAGTAAGACTTGCATTTCCATATCTCAACAAACTAAACTCCTCTGAGAtgaaaaaataaggaattttGGTTAAGAAATTGTCCATTTAATAGATGTGTATTTTGGTGTATGACTCTATCCAGTTAGATGTTCCATTCCTGCCTTTCATTTCAATATGCACATGCAGAGTAATAAGGGACCATCAGATAATGTGCCCAACTGCCAATTGTACATGTGCTGCCAATTCTTAAATCATGTTCTGGTGGGCACTGAAAGCAGAGTCCATCAGCTGTTGTCCAGAATTTCCATAATGATGAAAATTCCAGGCATGCTTATAGGAATGCAAATCAGAGAAGGATCCTGTAGTCATCTCTCATCTAGATGTTTGCATTTCATGCATTGAGCTAAGGATTCTAATCAAATTACTGTTTTTTCACTTGGAAAAGACTGTGctttagaaaagaaatggagTCTATTCTCTTTTTTGAATTGCTCACTGATGACTTTTTTCATCATTAAATTACAGTCATATAGAAAAGTACTTTTAACAGATAAGGGCTTTGTTTAAAATGCTGACCTCATTGCTTTATGTTACGTGTGTGCAGTTTCCTAGAAAATCTTGTGTTTTCCTGGATGCTCAATGTGAAGAGCTACAGGACAAGATGATTTGCATGATGTCTTTCAGCAATGTTAGAGCAGGATGAGCTTTGaattttgttcctttcctgATTTGATTCACCGTACCAGACGTGAATCTAGCTGCCATTGCAGTAATGTGACATTGGTGTGTGTGGAAATAGTTTGTATGTTTCAGAAGGGTCTGATTCCATGACTTCCAAAGCTTCTTCAGGTTGCAAACTGGCAGGTTTAAGGTGAAGGGAACAAATCACCTTTACATTACAAAGagaacagagaaaagagaaattgcCTGCTCTCAGACAAGATACATGTCTTCAGAGCATCCTAAGCCCAAGAAATATAATTCTTCTATTAATACAGGAGTTACAACTTTCCTTCCCAGAACAAATCCCTTGTCAAACTCATCTTATAATTTATCCAATAGAATGCAGGGATTTAGTAGATGGTGTATATAATGCAtgttaaagatatttttcttcatatggCCAGAGTTAGTTAGGAGGTTAGTTACCGAAAGAAAGGTCTCCCAGAAGACTGACCCTATGAGGAGCCTTCCAATATTTCTTTTGGCTTTCCCTCTTAGATTTCCAAACATATGCTAAAAAACTGGTAACTACTTGATGAAATTTTATTGAAAGGAAGCTTTGGAGGAAAGATGTACTTATAGaggcaggaaaacagcacaagAACTGCTTTTGAATCCCATGTGCATGAGGAATGTGGAGTAAGGGAACATAAAACCAAATGGTGTGAGAGCAGCTGTtcagggtgtccctgctgaGCAGCCGTGTGCCTCAGagctcaggcaggagcaggacagcacACACGGGTTGTGGGTTGAGCACAGCCCACGTGTTCTGCCTGTTGGTGTGGTCAGAGAGCTCTGAGGTTTGTTCCTGAAGGCCggtgaggggagagcagggaagggcagaggatGGACCAACCCTCCCAACACGGGTGTCTcatggtgctgggctgggaaccAGCATGGTGACAATGCATGGTGCTGACAATGGCATGTCAGGGTGCCACTGCTGTGGGCTCAACTTCTACCATCCCTGTTAAATGGCATAAAAATGTTAATGGAAGCCAGTGGTGTCACCTGTGGCACAGTTTATGTCATGAGGGAAAGAAAGACTCCATCTCAAGTTATGATTTGACTtgttatttattaatttgtaaaataaagCAATTCAGTCACAGACCTCAGCTCAAGTACAGGTACATTGCTTCAAACAGATTGACAACATCCATCGAGACACATTGATTCAGTATGGGCATAATCAATATAAGGCTCAGGTCAAGTATGTTTCAGTGACAGTCactttaaaagtaaataaaatccCAGTGCAGCTGGAAAGGATTCTAAAGCTCCAGTCCTACTGTACCAAGAATGTAGTGAGATTTTCCTATTAGCTGCGATCACAGGACTTTGGCGAATCCTCCAGTGCATCATTTCACTGGAAACACAGACACTGGTCACTCCTTCAGCAAGAGCAAGGAAGCTCAAATGTCTATGTCATTTCATACCGAACCTCGCTGGAGTTTTAAAGACACTTTTAGAGTCTACAACCTTTTTATCTACAATTCAGCAGTAGTGAAATATTATGAGTAAGATATTCCCATCTTATTAGGAATTTTTCAGCATCATCTTTAGGAGCTTGTATTAACCAGAAACAGCATTCAAGCATCATATTCCCAAATTAAATGTGAGCATGCTTGTGATCAAGCAGGGGTGATCTGCTTGTATAATGAATTAGTAACTTTAAGCATTTCAAGAGGGATTACAGTCTGGTCTGAATCTTGTCCATGATTTTCTGCTGTCTTAAAGAGACTGGAATTTTCAAGGAAAGAAGAGTAAATAGGAGGCAATTGTCACCTTCTTCATAACTCAAGATTAGTAATCTAATCTACCCATTTCAGTTTCTATTACTTTATAACTCTTTTGGTTTAAAATAAGTTCACTGACAACTCAACTAGACAGTCCAGGATAAATCATGATATTTTACATGGATGTAATTCTGACAGAACAGTTAATGTGGTGCCAAATCCGAGCTGGCAGCTTTTGAAATTTGGGATTGCTCCAAATTAAGACCAATGTGTGTGCTGTAGGGCAGGCAGCCATTACAGCTATACatatggattttggggtgctaAAACGTAAAAACAAATTGtataaaagaaaagtgaaagcTACGAAATATGTAACATAAAAGATAAGTAAGGAGCAGACTGACTTGATGGCTTTCATATGGGCTTCTAAGCTGCGATCCCTGAAGCCACTTGCATTATTTTGCATGCGTCTGGTGTGGATCCACAGAGACCAAATCAGCAGTACACTTGAAACAACAGACAGTATTAAAGGCATAGCTACACCAGCAATATAAAGAAGAATTAATAAACCAGAGCTGTCTTTCCTTGTGGTTGTCCATGCTGAAGAGTTTGTCATGGATGAAGGAGCAGTGATGTTCTCGTGCACACTGTGGACATCCCAGGCGAAGGGAGCTGCAGTTGTGAGGGAGAAGAGCCATGATGTGAGCAGCATCCAGGGCACCAGCCTGGCAATTCTCAGCTTCAGCCAGATGAAGAAAGACTGCGTAAAACTGGCAACCTTGATGCAATAGAAGACACTAAGCCAGGCTCCAAACCAGAGGCTGGAGTAGTTCAGAAACATATAGCCTGTCTTGATAAATCCaaagatattttcttcaaaataggAGGGTTCATAAAATATAGTTAAGAATAAATCCAGTATAATCCAGCATTGCAATGTAATTTTAGATGAACTCAACAAGATCATGATCATATCATATGGGAGCCAGATTTTGCTCCCAATGCAGCTCGATGAACTGACAGCCAAGATTATTCCATTTCCCAGAATTCCTGCCAGGGATTCAATTATAGCAATTGACAGACAAAGGAGAGCAAAAGATGTCATCCTTGCAACTGAAGAGCTTGTGATCATTACTCAGCTTCTCCTGGGCTCCTGAAAGTCTCAGATCTGGCAGGCACTCCAATGCCAGGGAGCTGTTATTGGCAATGATCACCTATTTATCTCAGGGGCAGAAGTATCCTAATGTCATTtaacatttctgctgttttaCATCTTGTTTTGGGGTTGGTAGCTCAAATGATTTGTCTAAGCATGCAAATGAGGTCAAGATTCAATTACACAGCTTTCATTTTGCTGAAAGAATTTGCATTGGAAGGGTTATGGAGCAGGTGAATTGTGGTGTTTACAAATGTGGATTTGCACTCCAGGGTCTGGTGTACATCATGCctagatttttgttttatagTTGATGCCTTCATGTCTCCCTTTGCTGCACTGTAATCTCTTTAGGGTTTTTGAGATATACTTGACATGGCCTCTTCTCTTTATCAGATATTTTCAAATTTGTCCTGCAAAGAGGATtatcatgtttttcttttgtgtttggaGATATTAAAGCATTATAATTTTCCAATAGAACAGAGGGATTTCATAGTTGGTGTATATAATATGTGTTGAAGATAGTTTTATTGTTATGAGAATAGTTAATTAGCTGGTCAGTTGCAGACAGAAAGGTCTCCCAGAAGACTGACCCTATGAGGAGCCTTCCAATATTTCTTTTGGCTTTCCCTCTTAGATTTCCAAACATATGCTAAAAAACTGGTAACTACTTGATGAAATTTTATTGAAAGGAAGCTTTGGAGGAAAGATGTACTTATAGaggcaggaaaacagcacaagAACTGCTTTTGAATCCCATGTGCATGAGGAATGTGGAGTAAGGGAACATAAAACCAAATGGTGTGAGAGCAGCTGTtcagggtgtccctgctgaGCAGCCGTGTGCCTCAGagctcaggcaggagcaggacagcacACACGGGTTGTGGGTTGAGCACAGCCCACGTGTTCTGCCTGTTGGTGTGGTCAGAGAGCTCTGAGGTTTGTTCCTGAAGGCCggtgaggggagagcagggaagggcagaggatGGACCAACCCTCCCAACACGGGTGTCTcatggtgctgggctgggaaccAGCATGGTGACAATGCATGGTGCTGACAATGGCATGTCAGGGTGCCACTGCTGTGGGCTCAACTTTCAGCATGTCTGTAAAATGGCataaaaaatgttaatggaAGCCAGTGGTGTCACCTGTGGCACAGTTTATGTCATAAGGGAAAGGAAGACTTCATCTCAAGTTATTCTTTGACgtggaatattttaatttgcagaATAGAGCAATTCAGGCACAGACTCAGCTCAAGTACAGGTACATTGCTTCACACAGATGGACAACATCCAAATGAGACATATTGAACTAGGATGGGCACAGTGAACACAAGGCCGAAGTCATGTATGTATCTGTGTCAGTTACTTTAGAAGCATGCAAAATCCCCCTGCACCTGAAAAGGGTCATGAAGCTCCAGTTCTGATGTAACAATATTGCAGTGACACAGATCATTATTTCAGCAAGAGGAGAAATATCAAAAGGAGGAATCTCAAAAGGCCATGTCATTCTTTCCTGAACCatgctggaatgttaaaaacACCTTTAGAATCAGCAGATATTTTGCTAGAATTCAATCAGATTTGAAAATGATGAATGagatattctgaaaatattggGAATTCCTCAGAATCCTCTTGAGAAGGTTTTAGTAACCAGAAACCACTTTGAAGCCTTATGTTCACGGAATGTGTCCGTGCCTGTGCTTATACATGTCTATTCTATTTGTATCAGGTGTTGTAACTTCAAGCATTCCAAGAGATTCCGATGTAGTCTGAGCCTTGGCCCTGATTTTCTGCTGCCTTAGGGAAACTGTGATGATTTCCAAGGAAATTAGAGCAGACAGTAGACAACATACACAATTATTCTTAACAAGACTGACATCTACATAAAGCAAATTCCTACCTTCCTATTGAATGCTGATCAAGGCCCTAATATACTCATTCCAACATCTATTATTTATTCCTATGATGATTTCAATTTAATTGTACTGGATCTAAACTAGAAAGTCCAGGCTAAGCGATTGTCTTTTACATGGATGCAGTTCTGCCATGACAGTTAGTGTGGTTCCAAATCCTAGGTGGCAGCTTTTGAAATTTGGGATTGCTCCAAATTAAGACCAATGTGTGTCCTGTAGGGCAGGCAGCCGTTAAAACAATACAGATTGAGTCTGCATTGCTTAAAGCTGAAAAAACATTGAAAACGATGATAAGGACACAAATAAAGTATATAATgtagaggaaaaggaaggagcagaCTGACTTGATGGCTTTCATATGGGCCTCTAAGCTGGGATCCCTGAAGCCA is drawn from Zonotrichia leucophrys gambelii isolate GWCS_2022_RI chromosome 1, RI_Zleu_2.0, whole genome shotgun sequence and contains these coding sequences:
- the LOC135442765 gene encoding taste receptor type 2 member 40-like, with the protein product MTSFALLCLSIAIIESLAGILGNGIILAVSSSSCIGSKIWLPYDMIMILLSSSKITLQCWIILDLFLTIFYEPSYFEENIFGFIKTGYMFLNYSSLWFGAWLSVFYCIKVASFTQSFFIWLKLRIARLVPWMLLTSWLFSLTTAAPFAWDVHSVHENITAPSSMTNSSAWTTTRKDSSGLLILLYIAGVAMPLILSVVSSVLLIWSLWIHTRRMQNNASGFRDRSLEAHMKAIKSVCSLLIFYVTYFVAFTFLLYNLFLRFSTPKSICIAVMAACPTAHTLVLIWSNPKFQKLPARIWHHINCSVRITSM